The Geitlerinema sp. PCC 9228 nucleotide sequence TTGCAAACCGACGGTTGGCACCATTGGGTAGAACTCACCACCGCCGACAATCAACTGCTTTCTCTACCCGACGATCCTTGCCATCCCCTCCCGGAAAACGCCACGCATCTGCGGCTGCAAGACCCAGAAGGCTTTTTGCTCTCTAACAGCATTCTCGCCAGCTTGTTTCGGCACTTAAGCGTTCCTGCCTAGCATTTCTGCAAGCAACCTGCCTACAATAAAGAACAAGCGCCCCATACCAGGACAAGGTAGTCCGAAAAAAAAACAATTGGTTATGCAAGTTCGATTTCGCATCCTGCGCCAAACCCAAAATACCTCCCCGCGGTGGCAAGACTATTCCCTAGAAGTCAATACCGGCAGCACCATTCTGGATGCCCTCAACCGCATCAAATGGGAACAAGATGGCAGCTTGGCTTTTCGCAAAAACTGCCGCAATACCATCTGCGGTAGCTGTGCCATGCGCATTAACGGTCGTTCCGCTTTGGCTTGCAAAGAAAATGTAGAGCGGGAATGGCAGCGGCAGCAACAAATTTTGCAGCAGCAAGGCAGCCCCATACCGGAAATTCCGCAAATTTTGGTAGCCCCCATGGGGAATATGCCGGTTATCAAGGATTTGGTGGTGGATATGAGCCGTTTCTGGAACCATCTGGAGGCGGTGGACCCCTATGTGAGTACCGAAGCCAGGCAGCTACCGGAACGGGAATTTCTGCAAACGCCCCAACAACGCCAAAAGCTAGAGGCTACCGGCAACTGTATTATGTGCGGTGCCTGTTATTCTGAGTGCAATGCCCGGGAGGTGAATGAAAATTTTGTGGGTCCCCACGCTTTGGCGAAAGCCTATCGTATGGTAGCTGATTCGCGAGACGACCACACGAGCCAAAGGTTAGACGAGTACGACAATGCCGACAGCGGTGTGTGGGGGTGTACTCGGTGTTACTACTGTAACGAGGTGTGTCCCATGGGGGTGGCACCTCTCGACAGAATTACCGATATCAAACAGGAAATTTTGCCCCGGCGGGAGAAAACTGACAGCCAACCGGTACGCCACCGCAAATTATTGGTGGATTTGGTACGGGAAGGAGGATGGCTCAACGAGCGCAAGTTTGCCATTCAGTTGTATAATTATTCTTTGCAAGGGTGGAAAACGTTACTGTCGATGGGGCCGTTGGGATTGCGATTGTTGGCTCGACGCAAGTTGCCTTTGCAGTTTCATCCTTCGCAAGGAACCGACTCCGTGCGATCGCTGGTGGATCGAGTGCGATCGCATACCCACAGCCATCAGGAACATCCGTAAGCGATCGCAGTACTTGGAGCTATGGTAGTGGGTTTTAGCCGTTAAAAGCTTCTACAGATGCCGTTTTTGAGCTATAGTAAGATTGTATGGGAAACTGAGTATAAGGTCTGCAGTTGCTTTCTAATAGAATATTAGTGGAATTATTGTTATAGATGAAATTGAGGGAGTTTTCCTGAAGTCACTTTCTATAGCTGGGACAACAACTGTTGGGTCCACTGTCAGGCAAATTCTGAGGAAAAACCAAAAGATTTTCCTGGCTCCTGAATGCTTGAGGAACATTGGTAAACCTTATTCAATACGTAAATGCGAGTACTGTTGGAATGAAGGGAACAAATGCACAATTGCAAAAAGAATTACTTCTCGTTGATGACGACCCCAACTTAATTTTGTTAGTCA carries:
- a CDS encoding succinate dehydrogenase/fumarate reductase iron-sulfur subunit; the protein is MQVRFRILRQTQNTSPRWQDYSLEVNTGSTILDALNRIKWEQDGSLAFRKNCRNTICGSCAMRINGRSALACKENVEREWQRQQQILQQQGSPIPEIPQILVAPMGNMPVIKDLVVDMSRFWNHLEAVDPYVSTEARQLPEREFLQTPQQRQKLEATGNCIMCGACYSECNAREVNENFVGPHALAKAYRMVADSRDDHTSQRLDEYDNADSGVWGCTRCYYCNEVCPMGVAPLDRITDIKQEILPRREKTDSQPVRHRKLLVDLVREGGWLNERKFAIQLYNYSLQGWKTLLSMGPLGLRLLARRKLPLQFHPSQGTDSVRSLVDRVRSHTHSHQEHP